In the Pontibacillus sp. HMF3514 genome, AACGTCAATGGACACCACTTTCACAAGTCCCAGGCTTTCTAGCCCAAGTAGGAGGTTGGAGGGGGAGGGATGCAGTTATTTTTGCTTTTTGGGAGAGCAAAGAAGCATACGAATCTTTTATGGAGGATGTTCATGATGAAATTTTCAATCAAAACCTCCAAAAGAACACCTACAATTCTATATCTATCACGCTTTGGCAAACGAATAAACCCTCCATACTATTAATGCAGGCGTTATCGGAGACAAGATCTATCTCAATAAATCAAACTGATCAAAGCTTACTTATAATGGTTGCTTCTGCTGTTCATTCGAAAGAAAACTTGTATCTTTCGTTTCTCCCTAACGAAAAGGGAGAACTTAAACTATATCACCCTTGGATAGTATTCTCGAGCAAATAGGAGGATCTAATAGTGTTCCATCCAGGTCAAATAGTATTGCTCTCGTTATCGTGTAAATTACCTCGTATTAATTTTAATCTTTTATGAGTCTAAAGTCTCATTAGTAAATTTTAAGATTATTAACTAAATTTTATCAAATTTTAGTAATGAGAGTGTTTATAAGGATTAGTAGTGTAATAATTCTATTAAAATTATTATATTGTGTAACATAATTGTAAACTAGTGTGTAATAAAATGTGATTTTTTGATAAAATTGTGTCGAAGTAATTCCCATCATAGGGAAATTAAGGGGGAAATAGATCGTGATTAGAAGTATTCAAAGGCAAATGCGTCGCAAGCGTAAAGCGGCAGTAAGTTCGGTGATGGCTTTAGGAATGGCTCTTTCTGTTGTATCTCCAAATGTTGCACTAGCATCAGAGGATGAAGATGTTGTTAATCTACGCATTATGGAGACAACGGATATTCACTCCAACGTAATGAACTATGATTATTTTTCGGGTTCAGAAGTGAATGATTTCGGTCTTGTTAAGACAGCTACACTTATTCGTCAGGCAAAAGACGAAGCAAAGAACTCTTTGTTAATTGATAATGGTGACCTTATTCAAGGAAGCCCGCTTGCCGATTATATGGCGAAAGAAAAAGAATGGTCAGAAGATGAAATTCACCCTGTATACGAAGCTATGAATATCTTAGATTATGATGTCGGGAACTATGGTAACCACGAGTTTAACTATGGTCTTGAGTACTTAGAGAAAGCAACAGATGGATCTGCATTTCCATATGTGAATGCAAACGTTTATAAGGATGATGGAGACGACAATCCGGATAACGATGAAAACTATTTTGATCCCTATGTAATGCTTGATAAAACCGTTGTTGATGAAGATGGCGAAGAACATACAATTAAAGTTGGTGTGATCGGTTTTGTTCCACCACAAATTATGAGGTGGGACCGCTCAAACCTTGAAGGGAAAGTTATCACAAAAGGTATTGTGGAAACAGCAGAAAAATTTGTACCGCAAATGAAAGAAGAAGGAGCGGACCTAATTGTAGCTGTACCTCACTCTGGTATGGGTGACGTCACACAAAACGGTATGGAAGAAAACGCAACGTATGACCTTTCTAAAGTAGATGGTATTAATGCTATTCTATTTGGTCACGCGCATGCTCAATTCCCAGGTGAAGATTATGCATCCCTTGAGGGAGTAGACATTGAAAAAGGTACTGTTAATGGTACACCTTCTGTTATGCCAGGTTTCTGGGGATCCCACCTTGGTATGATTGATTTCTCTCTTGAAAAAGTTGATGGAGAGTGGAAAGTAAATGATGCTCAGTCTAAATTAAAAGCGATTTATGACTCTGAGAGTGGAGAAGCTTTAGTTGAAGCTGATGAAGAAATTAAGGAAGCGGTTAAGGATGATCATGAAGGTACAATTGACTACGTAAATAGTCCAGTTGGTCAGACTGAATCACCGCTTTATAGCTATTTCTCTCAAGTTCAGGATGATCCTACGATCCAAATCGTAACAGACGCTCAAAAAGAATATGTTGAGAACTATATTCAAGGAACAGAGCTTGAAGGTTTACCGGTCCTTTCTGCTGGAGCGCCATTCAAAGCTGGTCGTGACGGAATAACGGACTTTACAGACATTGCAGCAGGCGACCTAGCGATTAAAGATACAACGTCTCTTTATAAGTATCCAAACACTGTAAACGTTGTACAACTATCAGGTGCTGAGGTTCGTGAATGGTTAGAATGGAGTGCAGGTCAGTTCAACCAAATCGATCCAAACAGTAACGAAGAGCAGCTTCTAGTGAAAAGTAACGATCGTAATGGTGGTTTCCCAAGCTATAACTTTGATGTAATCGACGGCGTATCTTATCAAATTGATGTTACAGTTCCACGTCGTTACAACAATGGTGGTACTGAAGTGATTAATGATACACACCGTATTAAGAACCTAACGTACAATGGCGAACCAGTTGATCCAGATCAACAGTTCCTTGTTGCAACAAACAACTACCGTGCAGGTATGCAAATTGCTAATCCGGATGGAGAAAGCATCGTAATCGAATCTCCAGACGAAAACCGTCAAGTGCTTGTGGATTACATCCGTGACAACGGTACAGTTGATCCAAAAGCTGATGGAAACTGGAGCTTTGCACCTGTAAAAGGTAACCCAGATCTAGTATTCTACTCTTCTCCTGAAGCTCAGAAGTATTCAAAAGATAATGAAAAGATCTCTTTTGATGAAAAGCTTGATAATGGATTCGCTAAATACTCTATTGATCTAGCAGCTAAAGGGAACAACGACGAAGAGAAGAAAGATAAAGAAAAAGATGAAGAGAAAAATAATGATAAAGGCAACAACGATTCTAAAGAAACAGATAGCACAGACAAAGAAAACGACATGAAGTATGTTTTGAAGCCTGGTGATACTCTAGGTAAGATCGGTGCTCAATATGGCGTTCACTGGAAGACACTTGTGGACTACAATAGCATTGAAGATGTGCGTAAACTAATGCCTGGTCTAGAAATCATGATCCCAGTTCCAGATGGTGATGCGGATTATGAAGTACACCTTGTTAAACAAGGCGATACGCTTGGTAAAATTGCAGCACAATACGATGTTCATTGGAAAGATCTAGCGACGTACAACAAGCTAGAGAATCCACACATGCTTCAAATTGGACAAGAAATTAAAATCCCTAAGAACTAGATTCATAAAAACTACCGATCCTTTTGGGGTCGGTAGTTTTTTATACTCATCTCTTAGTGATTATGGAAATTCTGAACCAAATCCCTCTTCTCAACATCAAATTCTATGATATATAATTAATAAAATTACACGTAAAGGGCGTCATGCTTTTGAATACAAATCTTGCTGAACAACATACTACTAATTTCATTACCCAGTCTATAAAACAAGGAGCTCTGGCAGGGTTACCCATTGTATTTGGTTATTTTCCTATTGCGATCGCATATGGAGTTCTAGCTAAAGAAGCGGGGTTATCCCTATCAGAAATCACCATGATGAGCATGTTTGTCTTCGCTGGTGCAAGTCAGTTTATGGCTGCAGGTATGGTGCTGAGCAGTGCAGGTCTCATTGAGATTGTGATTGCGACGTTTGTCGTGAACTTCAGGCATTTTGTAATGAGTTTTTCTTTTATGAATCACCTCAGACATATATCCCTCAAATGGAAGATTCCGATTTCACTTGGATTAACAGATGAAACGTTTTCCGTTGCATCTTTAAATAAGAAGAAAGCAAAAGAAACCAATGGTATGTGGTTCTATGCGGCTATGATTCTCGTAGCATATTCCGCTTGGGTATTAGGTTCATTAACAGGCGGGTTAATCGGCAATATTATGCCAAAAGCCTTAAGTCAAAGTATGGGTGTTGCGTTATATGCCATGTTTATCGCTCTCTTGCTTCCATCCATACGTAGTGAATGGAAAGTCGGATTGATTGCTTTTATTAGTATGTTGGTTAATTATATCTGCGCTAATCATCTTGGAATTAAAGAAGGTTGGAGCATTGTAATTGCAACAGTTCTAGGCGGTATTTCAGGAATCTTTTTACTACCAGAGGAGGAGGAAGAAGAATGATTTTCGTAATAATTGGAATGGCCATTGCTACGATGGTACCAAGGTTTTTACCTGCTCTGGTAGTTGATAAATGGACCTACCCTCGATGGGTAAGCAGAGGTTTGAATGCAATTCCTTACGCAGCTTTGGGAGCACTTATCTTCCCAGGGATCACCACAGTTGTGGAAGGCCAACCACATGTTGGTGCAATTGCTGGGGGGATTGCAGCGATTTTGGCTATTTTACGTATGAATGTAATGGTTGTGTTAATCGGAGCAATTGGAACGGTATATCTCATGACACTGTAATGGGTTCTTGTCACACTATATGGGTTTTCGCATATATTGTAGGGAATTCATTATGGAAGGAGTCACACATTCATGGATTATCGTCAAAATCAAGGGCTTGATTGGCTTGGCCAACTCTTGTTCCCAGGTGGCGGTGGCGGACAGCCAGGATTTCCACCAGGGCAAGGTGGACCTCCAGGAGGCTTCCCTCCTGGTCAAGGGGGACCACCAGGACCACCTCCAGGGCAAGGCGGATTTGGCGGTGGCGGTCAACTTCCACCTCCTCCACAATCACCACCAGGTGGCCAACAATATGGTGGTGGACCTAGTTTATATGCAGTAGATCCTGGATCAATGTATAGTTGCCTATATCGTTATACATGGGTACGTTTAAATAATGGAAGAAGATTTTGGTTCTATCCGACCTATATCGGAAGAACATCTGTAGCAGGGTATCGTTGGAGACGACGCCAATACAGATGGGTTTACTACGGTCTTGATACAGATCGTATAGCATCCTTTTCTTGTCAATAAAACATCCACGCCACCAAGAGGATTTCATTTCTTTTGGATGGCGTGTTCTTATGAAAAAAGGTTTGAAATAAAATAATATAAGGGTAAGGTTTTAGAGATTGTTGGAGGTGTAAAAATGTACCATATTAGAAAAGCGCAACTAGAAGATGCAGAAGCGATTGCAAATATTCATGTTGAAAGCTGGAAATCTACATATAAAGATCTCATAGACAAACAAGATATTGATGGAATTAGTGTTGAAAATCGTATTGCTCTGTGGGAAACCGTATTGAAAAAAGCCGTGAATGGTCAAGTTGTCCTGGTGGCTACTGACGAGAGTGAGAAGATTATTGGCTTTATTTCAGGAGGGAAAGAGCGCACAAAGGAATATGGTTATGATGCAGAGATTTATGCGGTCTACCTGTTAGATGAATATCACCGCAAGGGAGTTGGGACAGGTTTACTTACCCATTTTGTTCAACATATACGACAATCTGGATATGAATCTCTCCTCGTGTGGGTGCTCACACAAAACATTAACAAAAAATTCTATGAGAGATATGGTGCTTCACCAATTCAAGCAGAAGAAATCACGATAGGAAAAGGGACGTATAAAGAAATAGCATATGGATGGCCAGATATCGAGGCCTTATCTAGTCTATTAGGTGACAAGAAACAATCCTCCATGTAAAAAAAAGGCGCTCAAAGCATCTTAAAGATGTTTTTGAGCGCTTTTTTTCTACCGATACGGTTCGATATGAATATGCGTGTGTGTGATATTGTGTTCTTCCTTCAAATGTTCTTCAATTCTGTCCGTAATGTCATGACTTTCTTGAACACTAAGATTTGGATTCACGTGAATGGTCGCATCCACAAGAATTTGGTTACCATGAAAGCGAGCTTTGACATCATCTACAATTTTTACGTCAGGATCCTCTGCAATACTATTCTTAATATCATCAAGAAGTTGTTCATTTACACCATCTGTTAAAGCATGCGATGCATCTCGAAAGATATCATAAGCGGTTTTACATATGATTATCCCCACTATAAGACCAGCAACAGGGTCTAACCAAAACGCTCCAAACTGGGCTCCTACAATACCAATAAAAGCACCTATCGATACAAGCGCATCAGATCGGTTATCTTGGGCAGCTGCATAAAGAGATTGGCTGTTAATGCGTTTAGATAATCGTAAATTATATATATAAACACCTAGCATTACGAAAGCGGCGACTAGGGCGGTCCAAGCAGTTAACATGCTTGGTTCGTTCTCATAGCCATCAAGAAGTTGTTTCCCTGTCTGAAATAGGACTTCGAATCCAACCGTCATCATGATAAACGCAGCAACGAGAGATCCGATGGTTTCAGCACGGAAATGCCCATAATGATGGTCTTTATCAGGTGGCTTACGGGAAATTCTTAAACCTATCAACACAGCTAAGGATGCAACGACATCTGTCACATTATTTAAACCGTCTGCTCGGAGTGCTTGAGACTCTCCGAAGTGTGCAACGATCAGCTTAACCGTAGATAGAACAAGATAAGCACATATACTTATCCAAGCTCCTTGCTCTCCCTTTTTTAAGTTTTCATATTCGTTCATATCAGGATCCTCCGATACCTCTCATT is a window encoding:
- a CDS encoding GNAT family N-acetyltransferase; translation: MYHIRKAQLEDAEAIANIHVESWKSTYKDLIDKQDIDGISVENRIALWETVLKKAVNGQVVLVATDESEKIIGFISGGKERTKEYGYDAEIYAVYLLDEYHRKGVGTGLLTHFVQHIRQSGYESLLVWVLTQNINKKFYERYGASPIQAEEITIGKGTYKEIAYGWPDIEALSSLLGDKKQSSM
- a CDS encoding AzlC family ABC transporter permease; translated protein: MNTNLAEQHTTNFITQSIKQGALAGLPIVFGYFPIAIAYGVLAKEAGLSLSEITMMSMFVFAGASQFMAAGMVLSSAGLIEIVIATFVVNFRHFVMSFSFMNHLRHISLKWKIPISLGLTDETFSVASLNKKKAKETNGMWFYAAMILVAYSAWVLGSLTGGLIGNIMPKALSQSMGVALYAMFIALLLPSIRSEWKVGLIAFISMLVNYICANHLGIKEGWSIVIATVLGGISGIFLLPEEEEEE
- a CDS encoding YdbC family protein, which produces MFIKKIVCTVEVMDREAFDKAQRQWTPLSQVPGFLAQVGGWRGRDAVIFAFWESKEAYESFMEDVHDEIFNQNLQKNTYNSISITLWQTNKPSILLMQALSETRSISINQTDQSLLIMVASAVHSKENLYLSFLPNEKGELKLYHPWIVFSSK
- a CDS encoding AzlD domain-containing protein, producing the protein MIFVIIGMAIATMVPRFLPALVVDKWTYPRWVSRGLNAIPYAALGALIFPGITTVVEGQPHVGAIAGGIAAILAILRMNVMVVLIGAIGTVYLMTL
- a CDS encoding cation diffusion facilitator family transporter — encoded protein: MNEYENLKKGEQGAWISICAYLVLSTVKLIVAHFGESQALRADGLNNVTDVVASLAVLIGLRISRKPPDKDHHYGHFRAETIGSLVAAFIMMTVGFEVLFQTGKQLLDGYENEPSMLTAWTALVAAFVMLGVYIYNLRLSKRINSQSLYAAAQDNRSDALVSIGAFIGIVGAQFGAFWLDPVAGLIVGIIICKTAYDIFRDASHALTDGVNEQLLDDIKNSIAEDPDVKIVDDVKARFHGNQILVDATIHVNPNLSVQESHDITDRIEEHLKEEHNITHTHIHIEPYR
- a CDS encoding bifunctional 2',3'-cyclic-nucleotide 2'-phosphodiesterase/3'-nucleotidase, which codes for MIRSIQRQMRRKRKAAVSSVMALGMALSVVSPNVALASEDEDVVNLRIMETTDIHSNVMNYDYFSGSEVNDFGLVKTATLIRQAKDEAKNSLLIDNGDLIQGSPLADYMAKEKEWSEDEIHPVYEAMNILDYDVGNYGNHEFNYGLEYLEKATDGSAFPYVNANVYKDDGDDNPDNDENYFDPYVMLDKTVVDEDGEEHTIKVGVIGFVPPQIMRWDRSNLEGKVITKGIVETAEKFVPQMKEEGADLIVAVPHSGMGDVTQNGMEENATYDLSKVDGINAILFGHAHAQFPGEDYASLEGVDIEKGTVNGTPSVMPGFWGSHLGMIDFSLEKVDGEWKVNDAQSKLKAIYDSESGEALVEADEEIKEAVKDDHEGTIDYVNSPVGQTESPLYSYFSQVQDDPTIQIVTDAQKEYVENYIQGTELEGLPVLSAGAPFKAGRDGITDFTDIAAGDLAIKDTTSLYKYPNTVNVVQLSGAEVREWLEWSAGQFNQIDPNSNEEQLLVKSNDRNGGFPSYNFDVIDGVSYQIDVTVPRRYNNGGTEVINDTHRIKNLTYNGEPVDPDQQFLVATNNYRAGMQIANPDGESIVIESPDENRQVLVDYIRDNGTVDPKADGNWSFAPVKGNPDLVFYSSPEAQKYSKDNEKISFDEKLDNGFAKYSIDLAAKGNNDEEKKDKEKDEEKNNDKGNNDSKETDSTDKENDMKYVLKPGDTLGKIGAQYGVHWKTLVDYNSIEDVRKLMPGLEIMIPVPDGDADYEVHLVKQGDTLGKIAAQYDVHWKDLATYNKLENPHMLQIGQEIKIPKN